In one Rutidosis leptorrhynchoides isolate AG116_Rl617_1_P2 chromosome 8, CSIRO_AGI_Rlap_v1, whole genome shotgun sequence genomic region, the following are encoded:
- the LOC139862781 gene encoding CDGSH iron-sulfur domain-containing protein NEET-like encodes MASIVGVAIPLGLSSPPQRATVGGGIATRVNHSSRRMVAVRAEGGGGINPEIRKTEDKVVDSVVVTELAKPLTAYCRCWRSGTFPLCDGSHVKHNKATGDNVGPLLLKKQ; translated from the exons ATGGCGAGCATAGTTGGAGTTGCTATTCCTTTGGGCTTATCATCACCGCCGCAAAGAGCCACCGTGGGCGGCGGAATAGCAACGCGTGTCAATCACTCCTCGCGGCGGATGGTTGCCGTGAGAGCAGAAGGCGGCGGTGGCATAAACCCTGAAATCAGAAAAACCGAAGACAAAGTCGTCGATTCTGTTGTTGTTACCGAACTCGCTAAACCTCTCACCGCCTATTGCAG ATGTTGGAGGTCTGGCACATTCCCACTCTGTGATGGTAGCCATGTGAAACATAATAAAGCTACTGGAGATAATGTTGGTCCTCTTTTGTTGAAAAAACAATAA
- the LOC139862474 gene encoding cysteine and histidine-rich domain-containing protein RAR1-like isoform X1 → MANLLRCQRIGCDATFSENDNPEDSCTYHESPLFHDGMKEWSCCKKRSHDFSLFLEIPGCKTGKHTTEKPVLAKANPTPKPATKTASPATNVSAKEACPRCRQGFFCSDHGSQVKDNIKPSYQVQSTSEEGNADLKENVKAQAKKIVDINQPQICKNKGCGQTFKEIDNHETACNYHPGPAVFHDRLRGWKCCDIHVKEFDEFMTIPPCAKGWHNADAAS, encoded by the exons ATGGCGAACCTGCTACGATGTCAGAGGATTGGCTGTGACGCTACTTTCAGTGAAAACGATAATCCTGAAGACTCGTGCACTTATCATGAATCG CCGCTGTTTCACGATGGTATGAAAGAGTGGAGCTGTTGCAAGAAAAGGAGTCACGATTTCAGCTTATTTCTGGAAATTCCAGG ATGCAAAACCGGAAAACACACAACTGAAAAACCAGTCCTAGCAAAGGCTAATCCAACCCCAAAGCCAGCAACTAAAACAGCAAGTCCTGCAACTAATGTGTCGGCTAAAGAAGCTTGCCCAAGGTGCCGTCAAGGATTCTTTTGCTCTGACCATG GTTCACAAGTGAAAGATAATATAAAACCCTCATATCAAGTTCAATCTACTTCAGAGGAAGGTAATGCAGATTTGAAAGAAAACGTGAAAGCTCAAGCGAAGAAAATTGTTGACATAAACCAGCCTCAAATATGTAAAAACAAAGGGTGTGGTCAAACTTTCAAAGAAATCGATAACCATGAAACTGCTTGTAATTACCATCCTGGTCCTGCTGTCTTCCATGACCGATTGAGAGGG TGGAAATGTTGTGATATTCATGTGAAGGAATTTGATGAGTTCATGACCATACCACCATGTGCAAAGGGATGGCACAACGCAGATGCTGCATCGTAA
- the LOC139862474 gene encoding cysteine and histidine-rich domain-containing protein RAR1-like isoform X2, with the protein MKEWSCCKKRSHDFSLFLEIPGCKTGKHTTEKPVLAKANPTPKPATKTASPATNVSAKEACPRCRQGFFCSDHGSQVKDNIKPSYQVQSTSEEGNADLKENVKAQAKKIVDINQPQICKNKGCGQTFKEIDNHETACNYHPGPAVFHDRLRGWKCCDIHVKEFDEFMTIPPCAKGWHNADAAS; encoded by the exons ATGAAAGAGTGGAGCTGTTGCAAGAAAAGGAGTCACGATTTCAGCTTATTTCTGGAAATTCCAGG ATGCAAAACCGGAAAACACACAACTGAAAAACCAGTCCTAGCAAAGGCTAATCCAACCCCAAAGCCAGCAACTAAAACAGCAAGTCCTGCAACTAATGTGTCGGCTAAAGAAGCTTGCCCAAGGTGCCGTCAAGGATTCTTTTGCTCTGACCATG GTTCACAAGTGAAAGATAATATAAAACCCTCATATCAAGTTCAATCTACTTCAGAGGAAGGTAATGCAGATTTGAAAGAAAACGTGAAAGCTCAAGCGAAGAAAATTGTTGACATAAACCAGCCTCAAATATGTAAAAACAAAGGGTGTGGTCAAACTTTCAAAGAAATCGATAACCATGAAACTGCTTGTAATTACCATCCTGGTCCTGCTGTCTTCCATGACCGATTGAGAGGG TGGAAATGTTGTGATATTCATGTGAAGGAATTTGATGAGTTCATGACCATACCACCATGTGCAAAGGGATGGCACAACGCAGATGCTGCATCGTAA